The following proteins are encoded in a genomic region of Selenomonadales bacterium 4137-cl:
- a CDS encoding copper amine oxidase yields the protein MSYIMKRFKAAALAAALAFALGGAAAAAGPADLDILKLPEWQVTSSPYGGKLLLSDSPEMVAADGILYQDKVAGNVRLFFHHVNATAVPKRLAVLLENAGPEAATVTVHQYGVGGPGYDWMAVGKAAQEAYLDGGELYVAEVPAGGAATLSAALQGAVVKPNMLVNGIFDFIADRPVTVKVMMLPTDADIRKFARAARVLPPDEQKLRGTFEGKDRMLVPMKVYDPQTDGPVALTLADNALDRYVTGIDATTGEKVLNYGNYGVVYKLFLPSGGRGMTAYYLNPRGGDYAGALGVKYRHADAPPVPTPAGRTGFGHDKLTDFAPVGMFANGESLWLTFSPPGASNLPVKLVIVPEKRGTGI from the coding sequence ATGAGTTATATAATGAAGCGGTTCAAGGCGGCGGCGCTGGCGGCGGCGCTGGCGTTCGCCCTCGGGGGCGCGGCCGCGGCCGCCGGGCCGGCAGACCTCGATATCCTGAAGCTGCCGGAGTGGCAGGTGACCTCGAGCCCGTACGGGGGTAAGCTGCTGTTATCCGACAGCCCGGAGATGGTCGCGGCCGACGGTATTCTTTACCAGGACAAGGTGGCGGGCAATGTGCGCCTGTTTTTCCATCACGTGAATGCGACGGCTGTTCCCAAAAGGCTGGCGGTGCTGCTGGAGAACGCCGGTCCGGAGGCGGCGACGGTGACGGTCCACCAGTACGGCGTCGGCGGTCCGGGTTACGACTGGATGGCTGTGGGCAAGGCGGCCCAGGAGGCCTATCTGGACGGCGGCGAGCTCTATGTGGCGGAGGTGCCGGCCGGCGGGGCGGCGACGCTTTCGGCCGCGCTGCAGGGCGCGGTGGTCAAACCGAATATGCTGGTCAACGGGATTTTCGACTTCATCGCCGACAGGCCGGTGACGGTCAAGGTGATGATGCTGCCGACGGACGCGGATATACGGAAGTTCGCCCGCGCGGCGAGGGTGCTGCCGCCCGACGAGCAGAAGCTGCGCGGCACGTTCGAGGGCAAGGACCGCATGCTGGTGCCGATGAAGGTGTACGATCCGCAGACCGACGGGCCGGTGGCGCTGACGCTGGCCGACAACGCGCTTGACCGGTACGTGACGGGGATCGATGCCACCACCGGGGAAAAGGTGCTCAATTACGGCAACTACGGCGTGGTGTACAAATTGTTCCTGCCGTCCGGCGGCCGGGGAATGACCGCCTATTACCTCAATCCGCGGGGCGGCGATTATGCCGGCGCGCTGGGGGTGAAGTACCGGCACGCGGACGCGCCGCCGGTGCCGACGCCGGCCGGCAGGACCGGCTTCGGTCACGACAAGTTGACCGATTTCGCCCCTGTGGGCATGTTCGCCAACGGCGAGTCGCTGTGGCTGACGTTCAGCCCGCCGGGGGCGTCGAATCTGCCGGTGAAGCTTGTCATCGTGCCTGAGAAGCGGGGGACGGGGATTTAG
- the scfA gene encoding six-cysteine ranthipeptide SCIFF gives MAKHIVTVNKGLLQKTVKTGGCGECQASCQSACKTSCTVGNQVCAK, from the coding sequence ATGGCTAAACATATCGTTACCGTGAATAAAGGCTTGCTGCAAAAGACGGTCAAGACGGGCGGCTGCGGCGAGTGCCAGGCTTCGTGCCAGTCGGCCTGCAAGACGTCGTGCACAGTAGGGAATCAGGTCTGCGCGAAGTAA
- a CDS encoding YvcK family protein encodes MNYLKWLYPGMKLKRWLLLFSLGVIAASLGLAIVFNYKYIGVVEENIFKLFYRATGKYYYAVTTVAGTVIFVLGLAVMTFSTRQIIRSVVSVLLPEGSDKLVEIIFQKRKLNRGPAVAVLGGGTGLSVLLRGIKGVTSNITAIVTVADDGGSSGRIRNDLGIIPPGDLRSCLVALADTEPLMEKLFQHRFGGAGDLAGHSFGNLFIAAMTEVLGDVELALKESSKVLAVRGQVLPSSAQTIRLAAEMTDGSVVEGESCIPLAGKVIKRVFIRPEDAPPVASAIEAIENADACILGPGSLYTSVIPNLLVGGIADALRRTQAVKIYICNVMTQPGETDGYTASRHVQAIFDHVGPGLIDYVVVNDQAVASHLQAVYARQAAYPVTVDTEALEVLGVKTVKANLISETVLVRHDPVKLSQTIMEMVFRLKASSERMKLLDYYLIADNIKELKNGDDSRR; translated from the coding sequence GTGAACTACCTGAAGTGGTTATACCCCGGCATGAAGCTCAAAAGATGGCTGCTGCTCTTTTCGCTGGGCGTCATCGCCGCCAGCCTGGGGCTTGCCATTGTCTTCAACTATAAATACATCGGCGTGGTAGAGGAGAATATTTTCAAGCTGTTTTACCGCGCCACGGGTAAGTATTATTACGCCGTGACGACGGTGGCCGGCACGGTCATTTTCGTCCTCGGACTGGCGGTGATGACGTTTTCCACCCGCCAGATCATTCGCTCGGTGGTCAGTGTGCTGCTGCCGGAGGGGTCAGATAAGCTTGTGGAGATCATCTTCCAGAAGCGCAAGCTCAACCGGGGACCGGCGGTGGCGGTCCTCGGCGGCGGCACCGGGCTGTCGGTGCTCCTGAGGGGCATCAAGGGCGTAACGAGCAATATCACGGCGATCGTGACGGTGGCCGACGACGGCGGCTCGTCGGGACGTATCCGCAACGACCTCGGCATCATCCCGCCGGGCGATCTCAGGAGTTGCCTGGTGGCGCTGGCCGATACCGAGCCGCTGATGGAGAAGTTGTTCCAGCACCGCTTCGGCGGTGCGGGCGACCTGGCCGGGCACAGCTTCGGCAATTTGTTCATCGCCGCGATGACCGAGGTGCTGGGCGATGTGGAGCTGGCGCTGAAGGAATCGAGCAAGGTTCTGGCGGTTAGGGGCCAGGTGCTGCCGTCGTCGGCCCAGACCATCCGCCTGGCGGCGGAGATGACGGACGGCAGCGTGGTGGAGGGCGAGTCGTGCATTCCGCTCGCCGGCAAGGTTATCAAGCGGGTGTTTATCAGGCCGGAGGACGCCCCGCCGGTGGCAAGCGCCATCGAGGCGATCGAGAACGCCGACGCCTGCATCCTGGGGCCCGGCAGCCTTTACACCAGCGTCATCCCCAACCTGCTGGTCGGCGGCATCGCCGACGCGCTGCGCCGCACCCAGGCGGTGAAGATCTATATCTGCAATGTGATGACCCAGCCGGGGGAGACGGACGGCTATACGGCGTCGCGCCACGTCCAGGCGATTTTCGATCATGTCGGCCCGGGGCTGATCGATTACGTGGTGGTGAACGACCAGGCGGTCGCGTCCCACCTGCAGGCGGTTTACGCCCGCCAGGCCGCGTATCCGGTGACGGTGGACACCGAGGCGCTGGAGGTTCTCGGCGTCAAGACGGTGAAGGCCAACCTTATCAGCGAGACGGTGCTGGTGCGCCACGATCCCGTAAAGCTGTCGCAGACGATCATGGAGATGGTTTTCCGGCTCAAGGCGAGTTCGGAGCGGATGAAGCTGCTGGATTATTACCTGATCGCCGATAACATCAAGGAGCTTAAAAACGGCGACGACAGTCGCCGGTAA
- the whiA gene encoding DNA-binding protein WhiA: MSFSTDVKNELARVTDEQSCCHVAELAALMRMGGTMLISGHNTVGVNFTTENAAVARKALTLIKHGFGLATEVVVTRARRLKKANSYHVRVAPSPVVAKLLAELGIMRGEVINAGRDMGLLRKACCRRAYLRGAFLGGGSVSRPEGEYHLELVTGNHDFAKTLVRLLKSFGLPARMTDRKQDFVVYLKDGDAITSLLRIIGAHNALFAFENVRVVKDMRNQVNRLVNCETANLQKTVNAAVRQVESIRLVAARMGLDKLPPSLQEAAELRLAHQEATLQELVDLADGRVGKSGMNHRLRKLEQIARDLEGKE; encoded by the coding sequence GTGTCCTTTTCCACGGATGTGAAAAACGAACTGGCCAGGGTGACGGACGAGCAGAGCTGCTGCCACGTCGCCGAGCTTGCCGCCCTTATGAGGATGGGCGGCACGATGCTTATCAGCGGCCACAATACCGTAGGCGTCAACTTTACGACTGAGAACGCGGCGGTGGCCCGTAAGGCGCTGACGCTCATCAAGCATGGTTTTGGCCTTGCCACCGAGGTGGTGGTTACCCGCGCCCGCCGGCTGAAAAAGGCCAATTCGTATCATGTGAGGGTGGCGCCGTCGCCGGTGGTGGCCAAGCTGCTGGCCGAGCTCGGCATCATGCGGGGCGAGGTCATCAACGCCGGCCGCGACATGGGCCTGCTGCGCAAGGCCTGCTGCCGCCGGGCGTATCTTCGGGGCGCCTTCCTCGGCGGCGGATCGGTGAGCAGGCCCGAGGGGGAGTATCATCTCGAACTGGTGACCGGCAACCACGATTTCGCCAAGACGCTGGTGCGGCTGCTGAAGTCGTTCGGACTGCCGGCCCGGATGACCGACCGCAAGCAGGATTTCGTCGTTTATCTCAAGGACGGCGACGCGATAACCTCCCTGCTGCGCATCATCGGCGCCCATAACGCCCTGTTCGCGTTCGAGAACGTGCGGGTGGTCAAGGATATGCGCAACCAGGTGAACAGGCTGGTGAATTGCGAGACGGCCAATCTGCAGAAGACGGTGAACGCCGCGGTGCGGCAGGTGGAGAGCATCAGGCTGGTCGCGGCCCGCATGGGGCTGGACAAGCTGCCGCCCAGCCTGCAGGAGGCGGCCGAGCTGCGTCTCGCCCACCAGGAGGCCACGCTGCAGGAGTTGGTCGATCTGGCGGACGGACGGGTTGGCAAGTCGGGCATGAATCACCGCTTGCGGAAACTGGAACAGATCGCCCGCGACCTGGAAGGGAAGGAATAG
- a CDS encoding polysaccharide deacetylase family protein, which produces MKLLSRGAAVGAALIILAAVWAAWPAAGVPILSYHKVGDTEEAYSVAPADFERQMAYLADKGYTAITMADLFGRLTAGKPLPARPVVITFDDGYADNYYTALPIMAKYGMRATVFVVTDFLGERPYLTWDEVKALRAAGTEIGSHSLAHRALPELPADERLRDVAASKEGLEWRLDAPVRFFAYPFGRYDAASEEALQAVGYRAAVSTRLGLNNPGDDLYALKRINIPRSRWGLLEFRLRLLRANVYEKLGL; this is translated from the coding sequence ATGAAGCTGCTGTCGAGGGGCGCCGCTGTCGGCGCCGCGCTTATTATCCTGGCCGCCGTGTGGGCGGCGTGGCCCGCCGCCGGCGTGCCCATCCTGTCCTATCACAAGGTGGGCGACACGGAGGAAGCCTACAGCGTGGCGCCGGCCGACTTCGAGCGGCAGATGGCTTACCTGGCGGACAAGGGCTACACGGCGATCACGATGGCCGATCTCTTCGGCCGCCTGACAGCGGGGAAACCTCTGCCGGCGCGGCCGGTGGTCATTACCTTCGACGATGGGTACGCCGACAATTATTACACAGCGCTGCCGATCATGGCCAAATACGGCATGCGGGCGACGGTGTTCGTGGTCACCGATTTCCTCGGCGAGCGGCCGTATCTTACCTGGGACGAGGTGAAGGCGCTGCGGGCGGCGGGCACCGAGATTGGCTCCCATTCCCTGGCGCACCGGGCGCTGCCCGAGCTGCCGGCCGACGAGCGGCTGCGGGATGTTGCGGCGTCGAAGGAAGGGCTGGAATGGCGGCTGGATGCGCCGGTTCGCTTCTTCGCCTACCCGTTCGGCCGTTATGACGCGGCTTCGGAAGAAGCGCTGCAGGCCGTCGGGTACCGGGCGGCGGTGAGCACCAGGCTGGGGCTCAATAATCCCGGCGACGATCTGTACGCTTTGAAGCGGATCAACATCCCCCGCAGCCGGTGGGGGCTGCTGGAGTTTCGCCTGCGATTGCTGCGGGCCAACGTATACGAAAAGTTGGGGCTATGA